One region of Sphingomonas kaistensis genomic DNA includes:
- a CDS encoding DUF885 domain-containing protein — protein MKHLLLLASTALLAACATTTPDPLIAPPPEAAPPEAAAVAPAPIPARNAELAAFFEEYDKANLELSPLSKAYRGIKDADYGKWDEVSDAADERDRALDQRYLAEMRAKFPRASLSPDDQLSYDLFEYRIARSDSVRPFRKNGLIFDQMNGAQSDGPAFLINIHKVDNVADAEAYVSRISAIAKFLDQSIAEAKAREANGVLAPRWVYPYVIADSRNLIRGAPFDRGADNDLWADFKTKVGKLQTDEATKTRLLDAGRTAMVRDLKPAYQRVITAMQAQQAKAKTDDGIWRFANGAAEYQARTRFYTTTELTPDQIHDLGLAQVARIHGEMSALKDRTGFKGSLQDFFKFMREDKRFYYPNTAAGKQMYLDESLRAQAQVQAALPRYFGRLPKTALLIKPVEPFREKSAGKAFYNDPPPDGSRPGTYYVNLYDMKDMPSTEVEALFCHEGIPGHHLQGALLSELGKGEVPPFRQFSGYTATDEGWGLYAEKLCKEMGLYQDPYRDFGRLQLELHRAIRLVVDSGIHHKRWSRETAIKYVEDNSADAKGGIVKAIERYIVYPGQATAYMIGKLKIEELRAKAKTQLGAKYDDRQFHDTILLAGSMPLSMLEARVDEWIARTGA, from the coding sequence TTGAAGCACCTTCTTCTGCTCGCCTCCACCGCGCTGCTGGCCGCCTGCGCCACCACCACCCCCGACCCGCTGATCGCGCCGCCGCCCGAGGCCGCGCCGCCCGAAGCCGCTGCGGTGGCCCCCGCACCGATCCCCGCGCGCAATGCCGAACTGGCCGCCTTCTTCGAGGAATATGACAAGGCGAATCTCGAGCTGTCGCCGCTGAGCAAGGCGTATCGCGGGATCAAGGACGCGGATTACGGCAAGTGGGACGAGGTCAGCGACGCCGCCGACGAGCGCGACCGGGCGCTCGACCAGCGCTATCTCGCGGAGATGCGCGCGAAGTTCCCGCGCGCCTCGCTGAGCCCGGACGACCAGCTTAGCTACGACCTGTTCGAATATCGCATCGCCCGCAGCGATTCGGTGCGGCCGTTTCGTAAGAACGGCCTGATCTTCGACCAGATGAACGGCGCGCAGAGCGACGGGCCGGCGTTCCTGATCAACATCCACAAGGTCGACAACGTCGCCGACGCCGAGGCCTACGTCAGCCGCATCTCGGCCATCGCCAAGTTCCTCGACCAGTCGATCGCCGAGGCCAAGGCGCGCGAGGCCAATGGCGTGCTCGCGCCCAGGTGGGTCTACCCTTATGTCATCGCCGACAGCCGCAACCTCATCCGCGGCGCACCGTTCGACCGCGGAGCCGACAACGACCTGTGGGCCGATTTCAAGACCAAGGTCGGCAAGCTCCAGACCGACGAGGCGACCAAGACCCGCCTGCTCGACGCCGGACGGACCGCGATGGTTCGGGACCTCAAGCCCGCCTACCAGCGGGTCATCACTGCGATGCAGGCGCAGCAGGCCAAGGCGAAGACCGACGACGGCATCTGGCGCTTCGCCAATGGTGCGGCGGAATATCAGGCGCGGACCAGGTTCTACACCACCACCGAGCTGACGCCCGACCAGATCCATGACCTTGGCCTCGCGCAGGTCGCGCGCATCCACGGCGAGATGAGCGCGCTCAAGGACCGGACCGGGTTCAAGGGCTCGCTGCAGGACTTCTTCAAGTTCATGCGCGAGGACAAGCGCTTCTATTACCCGAACACCGCGGCGGGTAAGCAGATGTACCTCGACGAGAGCCTGAGGGCGCAGGCGCAGGTCCAGGCCGCGCTGCCGCGCTATTTCGGGCGGCTGCCCAAGACCGCGCTGCTGATCAAGCCGGTGGAGCCGTTCCGCGAGAAAAGCGCGGGCAAGGCGTTCTACAACGATCCCCCGCCCGACGGCTCGCGCCCCGGCACCTATTACGTCAACCTCTACGACATGAAGGACATGCCTTCGACCGAGGTCGAGGCTTTGTTCTGCCACGAGGGCATTCCCGGCCACCACCTGCAGGGCGCTCTGCTGAGCGAACTCGGCAAGGGCGAGGTGCCGCCGTTCCGCCAGTTCAGCGGCTACACCGCGACCGACGAGGGCTGGGGGCTCTACGCTGAGAAATTGTGCAAGGAGATGGGCCTCTACCAAGACCCGTATCGCGATTTCGGTCGGCTCCAACTCGAGCTTCACCGCGCGATCCGGCTGGTGGTCGACAGCGGCATCCATCACAAGCGGTGGAGCCGCGAGACGGCGATCAAATATGTCGAGGACAATAGCGCCGACGCCAAGGGCGGGATCGTGAAGGCGATCGAGCGCTACATCGTCTATCCGGGCCAGGCGACCGCCTACATGATCGGCAAGCTGAAGATCGAGGAGCTTCGGGCCAAGGCCAAGACCCAGCTCGGTGCCAAATATGACGACCGCCAGTTCCACGACACCATCCTGCTCGCCGGATCGATGCCGTTGAGCATGCTGGAAGCCCGCGTCGACGAGTGGATCGCCCGCACGGGGGCCTAG
- a CDS encoding gamma-glutamyltransferase family protein — translation MSLRILLTPLAALFAAACATVPQQAAEPVRPGFVIAANPLAAKAGMDVIQRGGSAADAAVAVQAALSLVEPQSSGLGGGAFMTYFDARTGKVIVYDGRETAPAGASPTMFIGTDGKPLPFATAVLSGRATGVPGALRMLETVQRAHGRLRWSELFEGTAVLAEQGFTISPRLGRMLGGDYPQLTAPDVVKYFSKPDGTRLKVGDRLSNPVYARFLRRLASGGADVLYKGETAARIVERVRQGPFESSMTMADLARYRPVRRDALCREWQAYTACVPPPPSSGVSTLQLLAMLGRTDIAARGPSDPQAWYLFAEASRLMYADRDRYVADPAFVTVPVDGLLDPAYVASRAALIGRSAGPPPVAGTPPGAVSVGADRTLEPAGTSHFIVGDSAGNVVSMTTTVESIFGSGRMVDGFFLNNQMTDFSFSPTEADGRPAANAVAGGKRPRSSMTPLILLDGQGRFAGAFGSPGGSAILAYVGKTMTGALLWKLPVQEAIDLPNLVARGNGFGGEVDKFPAGVVAGLAARGVALKPGQGEDSGVHAVMVRPDGSIDGGFDRRREGVVLIDQARTPVRR, via the coding sequence ATGAGCCTTCGCATCCTCCTGACCCCGCTTGCCGCCCTGTTCGCTGCTGCTTGCGCCACCGTCCCGCAGCAGGCTGCCGAGCCGGTACGCCCCGGTTTCGTGATCGCCGCCAACCCGCTTGCGGCCAAGGCCGGGATGGACGTGATCCAGCGCGGCGGAAGCGCAGCCGATGCGGCGGTCGCGGTGCAGGCCGCGCTGAGCCTCGTGGAGCCGCAATCGAGCGGGCTCGGGGGGGGCGCGTTCATGACCTATTTCGACGCCCGGACCGGCAAGGTGATCGTCTATGACGGGCGCGAGACCGCCCCGGCCGGTGCCAGCCCGACGATGTTCATCGGCACGGACGGCAAGCCGCTTCCCTTCGCCACTGCGGTGCTGAGCGGGCGGGCAACCGGTGTTCCGGGCGCGCTCAGGATGCTTGAGACGGTGCAGCGCGCGCACGGGCGCCTGCGCTGGTCCGAACTGTTCGAGGGGACGGCGGTGCTGGCCGAACAGGGCTTCACCATCAGCCCGCGGCTGGGGCGGATGCTGGGCGGCGATTATCCGCAGCTGACCGCGCCCGACGTGGTGAAATATTTCAGCAAGCCCGACGGCACCCGGCTGAAGGTCGGCGATCGCCTGAGCAACCCGGTCTATGCCCGCTTCCTGCGGCGGCTGGCGAGCGGCGGCGCGGACGTCCTCTACAAGGGCGAGACCGCGGCGCGGATCGTCGAGCGGGTCCGGCAGGGACCATTCGAATCGTCGATGACGATGGCCGATCTTGCCCGTTATCGCCCGGTCCGGCGCGACGCCTTGTGCCGCGAATGGCAGGCCTACACCGCCTGCGTCCCCCCGCCCCCGTCGAGCGGGGTGTCGACGCTGCAACTGCTGGCGATGCTCGGCCGGACCGACATTGCGGCTCGCGGCCCGAGCGATCCGCAGGCCTGGTACCTGTTCGCCGAAGCCTCGCGCCTGATGTACGCCGACCGCGACCGCTATGTCGCCGATCCGGCGTTCGTGACGGTGCCGGTCGATGGCCTGCTGGATCCCGCTTACGTCGCTTCGCGCGCGGCGCTGATCGGACGGTCGGCCGGTCCTCCGCCGGTCGCCGGAACGCCGCCGGGTGCGGTGTCGGTGGGAGCCGACCGGACGCTCGAGCCGGCCGGGACCAGCCACTTCATTGTAGGCGACAGCGCCGGCAACGTCGTCAGCATGACCACCACGGTGGAGAGCATCTTCGGTTCCGGACGGATGGTCGACGGCTTCTTCCTCAATAACCAGATGACCGACTTCAGTTTCTCGCCGACCGAGGCGGATGGGCGGCCGGCGGCCAATGCGGTGGCCGGGGGCAAGCGCCCGCGCTCGTCGATGACGCCGCTGATCCTGCTCGACGGCCAGGGAAGGTTTGCGGGCGCGTTCGGAAGCCCGGGCGGAAGCGCGATCCTCGCCTACGTCGGCAAGACGATGACCGGGGCTCTGCTGTGGAAGCTTCCGGTGCAGGAGGCGATCGACCTTCCCAACCTTGTCGCACGCGGCAACGGCTTCGGCGGCGAAGTGGACAAGTTCCCGGCGGGGGTGGTCGCCGGGTTGGCCGCCAGGGGTGTGGCACTGAAGCCGGGGCAGGGTGAGGACAGCGGCGTCCACGCGGTGATGGTGCGGCCCGATGGCAGCATCGATGGCGGGTTCGACCGCCGCCGCGAAGGCGTGGTGCTGATCGACCAGGCGCGAACCCCGGTCAGGCGCTAG
- a CDS encoding SufS family cysteine desulfurase, with protein sequence MNVQAPIAAPLDVRDQFPAIAGWHYLDSAVSAQKPQAVIDAITNAYARDYASVHRGVYQRSADMTLAYEAARARAGRFIGGAAEEVVFTRGATEAINLVASMLPQEGRNRVLLSALEHHSNIVPWQLAGYAIDVVPLTADGRIDLDAAEAMVSEQHRVVAFAHVSNVLGSILDAKRAAEIAHSRGALLLLDGCQAAPRVAIDVAASGTDFYTYSGHKLYGPTGIGVLWGRKALLDAMPPWQGGGAMIDQVTFERTTFMPPPQRFEAGTPHIVGGIGLAAAIDWVEGIGVDRIHAHETALVAECREALRGLGFVRLFGPEDSAGIVSFEVVDVHPHDVGTILDDEGVAIRAGHHCAQPLMQLLGVPATCRASFAAHSDSQDIEALVAGLQKVKRIFG encoded by the coding sequence GTGAACGTCCAGGCTCCCATCGCCGCGCCGCTCGACGTCCGCGACCAGTTTCCGGCGATTGCCGGCTGGCATTATCTTGACAGTGCCGTGTCCGCGCAGAAGCCGCAGGCGGTGATCGACGCGATCACCAATGCCTATGCCCGCGACTACGCCAGCGTGCACCGCGGCGTCTATCAGCGCAGCGCCGACATGACGCTCGCCTACGAAGCGGCGCGGGCGCGTGCGGGAAGGTTCATCGGCGGTGCGGCGGAGGAGGTGGTCTTCACCCGCGGCGCGACCGAGGCGATCAATCTCGTGGCCTCGATGCTGCCCCAGGAAGGCCGGAACCGCGTGCTCCTGTCGGCGCTGGAGCATCACAGCAACATCGTGCCGTGGCAGCTGGCGGGCTACGCAATCGACGTCGTGCCGCTGACCGCCGACGGCCGCATCGACCTCGACGCGGCCGAGGCGATGGTGAGCGAACAGCATCGCGTGGTCGCCTTCGCGCATGTGTCGAATGTGCTCGGCTCGATCCTCGACGCCAAGCGCGCAGCGGAGATTGCGCATTCCAGGGGTGCCTTGCTGCTGCTCGACGGTTGTCAGGCGGCACCGCGCGTCGCGATCGACGTCGCGGCGAGCGGCACCGATTTCTACACTTACTCGGGCCACAAGCTGTACGGTCCGACCGGGATCGGCGTGCTGTGGGGCCGCAAGGCGCTGCTGGACGCGATGCCGCCGTGGCAGGGCGGCGGGGCGATGATCGACCAGGTCACGTTCGAGCGCACCACCTTCATGCCCCCGCCGCAGCGGTTCGAGGCCGGCACGCCGCACATCGTCGGCGGGATTGGCCTCGCCGCGGCGATCGACTGGGTCGAGGGCATCGGCGTCGACCGCATCCACGCGCATGAAACGGCGCTCGTCGCCGAGTGCCGCGAGGCCCTGCGCGGGCTCGGTTTTGTGCGGCTATTCGGGCCCGAGGACAGCGCCGGCATCGTCAGTTTCGAGGTCGTCGATGTGCATCCGCACGACGTCGGCACCATCCTCGACGACGAAGGCGTGGCGATCCGGGCCGGGCATCATTGTGCTCAGCCGCTGATGCAATTGCTCGGCGTTCCCGCCACCTGCCGGGCAAGTTTCGCGGCGCATAGCGACAGCCAGGACATCGAGGCGCTGGTCGCAGGCCTCCAGAAAGTGAAGCGGATCTTCGGATGA
- a CDS encoding quinone-dependent dihydroorotate dehydrogenase — protein MALYPLVRPLFFSLDAERAHGLSIAALKALPARTPPAFDPVLASEVAGVRFPSPVGLAAGYDKNAEVFGAMLGQGFGFVEVGTLTPKAQPGNPRPRMFRLVEDAAVINRLGFNNGGQDAALTRLKARRGGGIVGVNIGANKDSPHRIRDYAEGVQRMAPVADYLTVNISSPNTPGLRNLQAGGELGELLAAVREARGAALKRPPIFLKVAPDLEDGDPIRIVRAVADHGIDGIIVSNTTISRPPLSSRHRDETGGLSGAPLAALAMHQLKAFYAVTGGQVPLISAGGIATPDEAWQRICAGANLVQLYSAMVYAGPGIARGMARGLVERLAATRFSTLAEAVGSSA, from the coding sequence ATGGCCCTCTACCCCCTTGTCCGCCCGCTTTTCTTCAGCCTCGACGCCGAGCGCGCGCATGGGCTCAGCATCGCGGCGTTGAAGGCGCTTCCGGCCCGCACGCCCCCAGCGTTCGATCCGGTCCTGGCGAGCGAGGTCGCGGGCGTGCGCTTTCCCTCGCCGGTCGGGCTGGCCGCCGGCTATGACAAGAATGCCGAGGTGTTCGGTGCGATGCTTGGGCAGGGCTTTGGTTTCGTCGAGGTCGGAACGCTGACCCCCAAGGCCCAGCCCGGCAACCCCAGGCCGCGGATGTTCCGGCTGGTCGAGGATGCGGCGGTGATCAACCGCCTAGGCTTCAACAATGGCGGTCAGGACGCGGCGCTCACCCGGCTCAAGGCGCGGCGGGGCGGCGGAATCGTCGGGGTCAATATCGGCGCCAACAAGGACAGTCCCCACCGCATCCGAGACTATGCCGAGGGCGTGCAGCGGATGGCGCCGGTCGCCGACTACCTGACGGTCAACATCTCCTCGCCCAACACGCCGGGCCTGCGCAACCTGCAGGCTGGCGGCGAGCTTGGCGAATTGCTGGCCGCGGTGCGCGAGGCGCGGGGCGCGGCGCTCAAGCGTCCGCCCATATTCCTCAAGGTCGCGCCGGACCTCGAGGACGGCGACCCGATCCGCATCGTCCGCGCGGTCGCCGATCACGGGATCGACGGGATCATCGTTTCCAACACCACGATCAGCCGCCCGCCACTCTCATCCCGGCACCGCGACGAGACGGGCGGCCTGTCGGGTGCCCCGCTCGCTGCCCTGGCGATGCATCAGCTCAAGGCCTTTTATGCGGTCACTGGCGGGCAGGTCCCGTTGATCTCGGCCGGCGGCATCGCGACGCCCGACGAGGCATGGCAGCGGATCTGCGCGGGCGCCAACCTCGTCCAGCTCTATTCGGCAATGGTCTACGCCGGGCCGGGCATCGCCCGCGGCATGGCGCGCGGTCTGGTCGAGCGGCTTGCCGCCACCCGCTTTTCCACCCTTGCCGAGGCGGTCGGATCTAGCGCCTGA
- the sufC gene encoding Fe-S cluster assembly ATPase SufC: MLNITDLHATVADKPILNGLTLSVPAGEVHAIMGPNGAGKSTLAYVLGGRPGYEVTAGSVTLDGADLLAQEPHERAASGLFLGFQYPVEIPGVSSMQFIRESLNAQRRARGEAELSGAEFIRLAKAEAGELGMDVEMLKRPVNVGFSGGEKKRAEMVQMGIMRPRFAVLDETDSGLDIDALRIVGAGINRIMRAPDRGVLLITHYQRLLDYVQPNRVHVLTAGQITRSGGPELAHELERGGYAEVA; the protein is encoded by the coding sequence TTGCTTAACATCACCGACCTCCACGCGACCGTCGCCGACAAGCCGATCCTGAACGGCCTCACCCTCTCCGTTCCGGCGGGCGAGGTGCATGCGATCATGGGGCCGAATGGCGCGGGCAAGTCGACGCTTGCCTACGTGCTCGGCGGTCGGCCGGGCTATGAGGTGACCGCCGGCTCGGTCACGCTCGACGGCGCCGATCTCCTCGCCCAGGAGCCACACGAGCGCGCCGCCTCCGGCCTGTTCCTCGGCTTCCAGTATCCGGTCGAAATCCCCGGCGTCTCCTCGATGCAGTTCATCCGCGAGAGCCTCAATGCCCAGCGCCGTGCGCGCGGCGAAGCCGAGCTGAGCGGCGCCGAATTCATCCGCCTCGCCAAGGCCGAAGCGGGCGAGCTGGGCATGGACGTCGAAATGCTCAAGCGGCCGGTCAACGTCGGCTTCTCGGGCGGCGAGAAGAAGCGGGCCGAGATGGTCCAGATGGGCATCATGCGCCCGCGCTTCGCGGTGCTCGACGAGACCGACAGCGGCCTCGACATCGACGCGCTGCGGATCGTCGGCGCGGGGATCAATCGCATCATGCGCGCGCCGGATCGCGGCGTGCTGCTCATCACCCACTACCAGCGCCTGCTCGACTATGTGCAGCCTAACCGCGTCCATGTGCTGACCGCCGGCCAGATCACCCGCTCGGGTGGTCCCGAGCTGGCGCATGAGCTGGAGCGCGGAGGCTACGCCGAGGTCGCATGA
- a CDS encoding SUF system Fe-S cluster assembly protein has protein sequence MNEQRKIETEEVDAVASPPKARVELETPAETFGRKRDYLAGFLSEQPVAPPVGESGSELQAAIVETLKTIYDPEIPVDIYELGLIYDVSVTDDGDATVLMTLTTPHCPVAESMPGEVEIRVLSVPGVRDAEVKLVWDPPWDPSKMSDEARLELGML, from the coding sequence ATGAACGAACAACGCAAGATCGAAACCGAGGAAGTCGACGCGGTCGCGTCGCCGCCCAAGGCGCGGGTCGAGCTGGAAACCCCGGCGGAGACCTTTGGGCGCAAGCGCGATTATCTGGCGGGCTTCCTGTCCGAACAACCCGTCGCGCCGCCGGTGGGTGAATCCGGAAGCGAGCTCCAGGCGGCGATCGTCGAGACGCTCAAGACTATCTACGATCCGGAAATCCCGGTCGATATCTACGAGCTTGGGCTGATCTACGACGTCTCGGTCACCGATGACGGCGATGCGACCGTGCTGATGACACTTACCACCCCGCACTGCCCGGTCGCCGAGTCGATGCCGGGCGAGGTGGAGATCCGCGTGCTGTCAGTCCCCGGCGTCCGCGATGCCGAGGTCAAGCTGGTGTGGGATCCGCCGTGGGATCCGAGCAAGATGAGCGACGAAGCGCGGCTCGAACTGGGGATGCTGTGA
- a CDS encoding HesB/IscA family protein has product MEATTATRRPRPAAITLTPGAEQRVAKLMAQAPADAIGVKLSTPRRGCSGLAYSVDYVTAEDKFDEKIETPGGTFYVDGGSILYLIGSVMDWREDDFTAGFVFENPNAKGSCGCGESFTV; this is encoded by the coding sequence ATGGAAGCGACCACCGCCACCCGGCGTCCGCGCCCCGCCGCCATCACCCTCACGCCGGGCGCCGAGCAACGCGTTGCCAAGCTGATGGCGCAGGCGCCGGCCGATGCGATCGGGGTCAAGCTGTCGACCCCGCGCCGGGGCTGCTCAGGCCTTGCTTATTCGGTCGATTACGTCACCGCCGAGGACAAGTTCGACGAGAAGATCGAGACCCCGGGCGGCACCTTCTACGTCGACGGCGGGTCGATCCTGTACCTGATCGGGTCGGTGATGGACTGGCGCGAGGACGATTTCACCGCCGGCTTCGTGTTCGAGAATCCCAACGCCAAGGGCAGCTGCGGCTGCGGGGAAAGCTTCACGGTCTGA
- the sufB gene encoding Fe-S cluster assembly protein SufB, producing MNEATTIKNQEAHDAADKLATYEWGFVSDIESDFAPKGLNEDTVRFISAKKGEPEWLLDWRLKAYRAWLEMEEVDWAKLTIPAIDYQDAYYYAEPKQRPTIASLDELDPEIRRTYEKLGIPIEEQKVLAGVEGARKVAVDAVFDSVSVATTFREELDRAGVIFRSISEAVKEFPDLVRKYLGSVVPQRDNFFACLNSAVFSDGTFVYIPEGVRCPMELSTYFRINAENTGQFERTLIVADKGSYVSYLEGCTAPMRDENQLHAAVVEIFAHEDAEVKYSTVQNWYPGNAEGVGGIYNFVTKRAMCSGARSKVSWTQVETGSAITWKYPSCILKGDGSVGEFYSVALTNNRQQADTGTKMVHIGKNTRSTIVSKGISAGRSDNTYRGLVRVLPGAENVRNFTQCDSLLLGDQCGAHTVPYIEVKNPTATIEHEATTSKISEDQLFYAMARGLDQEAAVALIVNGFAREVLKQLPMEFAVEAQKLLGISLEGSVG from the coding sequence ATGAACGAAGCGACCACCATCAAGAACCAGGAAGCCCATGACGCGGCCGACAAGCTGGCGACCTACGAATGGGGCTTCGTCAGCGACATCGAGTCCGACTTTGCGCCCAAGGGGCTGAACGAGGACACCGTCCGCTTCATCAGCGCCAAGAAGGGCGAGCCCGAGTGGCTGCTCGACTGGCGCCTCAAGGCCTATCGCGCCTGGCTGGAGATGGAGGAGGTCGACTGGGCCAAGCTGACCATCCCGGCGATCGATTACCAGGACGCTTATTATTACGCCGAGCCCAAGCAGCGGCCGACCATCGCCTCGCTCGACGAGCTCGATCCCGAAATCCGCCGCACCTACGAAAAGCTCGGAATCCCGATCGAGGAGCAGAAAGTGCTCGCCGGGGTCGAAGGCGCGCGCAAGGTCGCGGTGGACGCGGTGTTCGACAGCGTGTCGGTCGCCACCACCTTCCGTGAGGAGCTGGACCGCGCCGGCGTCATCTTCCGCTCGATCAGCGAGGCGGTGAAGGAATTCCCCGACCTCGTCCGCAAATACCTCGGCAGCGTCGTTCCGCAGCGCGACAACTTCTTTGCCTGCCTCAACAGCGCGGTCTTTAGCGACGGCACCTTCGTTTACATCCCCGAGGGCGTGCGCTGCCCGATGGAGCTGTCGACCTATTTCCGCATCAACGCCGAGAATACCGGCCAGTTCGAACGCACCCTGATCGTCGCCGACAAGGGGTCGTACGTTTCTTATCTGGAGGGCTGCACCGCGCCGATGCGGGACGAGAACCAGCTCCACGCGGCGGTGGTCGAGATCTTCGCGCACGAGGATGCGGAGGTGAAATACTCCACTGTCCAGAACTGGTATCCGGGCAATGCCGAGGGCGTCGGCGGGATCTACAATTTCGTGACCAAGCGGGCGATGTGCTCGGGCGCGCGGTCGAAGGTAAGCTGGACGCAGGTCGAAACCGGCAGCGCGATCACCTGGAAGTATCCAAGCTGCATCCTCAAGGGCGACGGCAGTGTCGGCGAATTCTATTCGGTCGCGCTGACCAACAACCGCCAGCAGGCCGATACCGGCACCAAGATGGTGCACATCGGCAAGAACACCCGCTCGACCATCGTGTCCAAGGGTATCAGCGCCGGACGCAGCGACAACACCTATCGCGGGCTGGTGCGGGTGCTGCCGGGCGCGGAGAATGTCCGCAACTTCACCCAGTGCGACAGCCTGCTGCTGGGTGACCAGTGCGGCGCGCACACCGTGCCCTACATCGAGGTCAAGAACCCGACCGCGACCATCGAGCATGAAGCGACCACGTCGAAGATCAGCGAAGATCAATTGTTCTACGCCATGGCCCGCGGGCTCGACCAGGAAGCGGCGGTGGCACTGATCGTCAACGGCTTCGCGCGGGAGGTGCTGAAGCAGCTGCCGATGGAGTTTGCGGTCGAAGCGCAGAAGTTGCTTGGAATTAGCCTCGAGGGGAGCGTGGGGTGA
- a CDS encoding SUF system Fe-S cluster assembly regulator: MRLTHLADYAVVILTAAAARPGDDRLSASALAADTGLPLPTTQKVLGKLGSAGLLTATRGIGGGFAFNRDPQAITLADIIEAVEGPIAMTQCSGSDEVSDCALDSRCKLKPHMNIVSRTVREALAGVTLEQLASERRMEDA; this comes from the coding sequence ATGCGATTGACCCACCTCGCCGACTATGCGGTCGTGATCCTGACCGCCGCCGCTGCCCGCCCGGGCGACGATCGGCTGAGTGCGTCCGCGCTGGCGGCCGACACCGGCCTGCCGCTCCCGACCACGCAGAAGGTGCTGGGCAAGCTCGGTAGCGCGGGGTTGCTGACGGCGACTCGCGGGATCGGCGGCGGGTTCGCCTTCAACCGCGATCCGCAGGCGATCACGCTGGCCGACATCATCGAGGCGGTCGAAGGGCCGATCGCGATGACCCAGTGCAGCGGGTCGGACGAGGTCAGCGACTGCGCGCTCGACAGCCGCTGCAAGCTGAAGCCGCACATGAACATCGTCAGCCGGACCGTGCGCGAGGCGCTGGCCGGGGTCACTCTTGAGCAATTGGCGTCTGAGCGCCGCATGGAAGACGCATGA
- a CDS encoding SufD family Fe-S cluster assembly protein — MSVATLPTRKDEAWRYADFAALDRVWHELAAPREIVIPAGEQHHHVLIAGAEPVEIHRAAVIVETGATLSLFALNGCTEYGRIEVDVTVHQGGHFDLHAANIAGGKATQEIVTVVRHVEPEGTSNQVVRSVLAGTSTGSYLGKVAVARHAQKVDGEQSVKAMLLDRGATANCKPELEIYADDVKCAHGASVGELDPDQLFYALSRGLDPASAKALLLEGFVLQLWDDAPEDRREELVAETRRLLREVAR, encoded by the coding sequence ATGAGCGTCGCCACCCTTCCCACCCGCAAGGACGAGGCGTGGCGCTACGCCGACTTCGCCGCGCTCGACCGCGTGTGGCACGAGCTTGCCGCGCCGCGTGAGATCGTCATTCCGGCGGGTGAGCAGCACCACCACGTACTGATCGCCGGGGCCGAGCCGGTCGAGATCCACCGCGCCGCCGTGATCGTCGAGACGGGCGCCACCCTGTCGCTGTTCGCGCTCAACGGCTGCACCGAATATGGCCGGATCGAGGTCGATGTGACGGTGCATCAGGGCGGCCACTTCGACCTCCACGCCGCCAACATCGCCGGCGGAAAGGCGACGCAGGAGATCGTCACGGTCGTTCGCCACGTCGAGCCCGAAGGGACCTCGAACCAGGTCGTCCGCAGCGTGCTCGCCGGCACCTCCACCGGCTCCTACCTCGGCAAGGTCGCGGTCGCGCGGCATGCGCAGAAGGTCGATGGCGAACAGTCGGTGAAAGCCATGCTGCTCGACCGCGGCGCGACCGCCAATTGCAAGCCCGAGCTCGAGATCTACGCCGACGACGTGAAGTGCGCACACGGCGCCTCGGTCGGAGAACTTGATCCCGACCAACTGTTCTACGCCCTGTCGCGCGGCCTCGACCCGGCCAGTGCCAAGGCGCTGCTGCTCGAAGGCTTCGTGCTGCAACTGTGGGACGACGCGCCCGAGGATCGCCGCGAGGAGCTGGTGGCGGAGACGCGCCGCTTGCTGCGCGAGGTGGCGCGGTGA